Below is a genomic region from Neurospora crassa OR74A linkage group VII, whole genome shotgun sequence.
GCAGAAACGCCGTCACGCCGCCTTGGTGAACAAGCTGAGGAGAACAGCTACCACACCTAGTGAACATAGTAGCCGCAACAACACATCATCTTTACCACCTCGAGAAAGCCTGGCTCCAACCGACGGTGTTGGGCACCTAGCTCCAGCCCCGGCTCAACATGGAAGCGCCGTCTTCCTTTTCAACCCCCAAGCGCAAACGTCCGTTACCATTCGAGCCAACAATCCCCAATCTCAACCAGACCAGGGCCTTGACTGGCTTGACAGGGGAATTCACCTTTGAGCTTGGGTTGCCCACAGACACCGAGGACGGCAGCAAGAGTCCACGGACCACTGTGGCACACAGGCTACAGCAGCTCTTCCTCAATGGCGGGGCCCTCGgcggtacctctaccggtGGGGTCTTTGGTGGAGGCATTGCGCCCGCACGAACATCGACATTGCAACCACAACAGCCATTGTCGCAAACCCAACAGCAGTACTTTGGCTACCCATTTCCACGGATTTCACGGTCGCAAGACATGCAGGAAGTTGAGGAAGATCGTGAGCGACCAGGCGGGCCCCGAAAGCGAGCCAAGCTCCACGATCGAGACATTGACATGACGGGCATTGCCGAAACCCCAATGCGGCCTCCCGCTTCGACGAACAATGGCGGCACATTTGAAGCTGCCGGAACGGACTCGACTTCTTCCATGCCAACGCCATCAACTCCAGTCAGTCAACAAGCAGGCGCTGTCATCACTCCAAGTGGCCCATTTCCAAAGCGACGACTGGCGCCCAAGGGCGTTCGGTTCAACATGGACCCCGCTGAAAACCAACAGGCTGAATTGGGAGACAACACGATGGGTACAAGCGGCACAATCATCACCCAAACAACAAAGAACAATGACATCCCGATaccatcttcctctcccctctcATCGATTACCAAAGTGGTCGCCATCCCCAGTTCTACACCAACCCAGAGACCCTTAGCGCCGAAGCCGGCCAACATCAGCATGGCTccgccgtcatcgtcgtcagcAGCGGCCGCAACAAAGAAGCCCCGGAAATCAAAATCACCACccctccaacctcaaccgGCCACATCGACCTCAACATCCTCCCCCCACTCACCCACCGTAATCGATCCGATCCGCGCCAGCCTCACCTGGCAAGATTCCGAAATCACCGTCTACGACCCGGAcgacagcgacgacgacggtacCGGTATCAACGGCATCGGCTTCAGGCCTACTCCAGAGATGGAACACGCGCGCAGGATGAAGCGCAAGAAGCAGCTGGCCGAGTATCGAAAACGCGAGATGGGCGAGGCTCGCGCCAGGAGGAAAGAGCGAAGAGCGGGTGCTGACGGATTGGTGGGCAGCGGCAatgaaggtggtggaggcagTAATGGCGGACCCAAAAGCAAGGATGCTATGGCGACTGCTAAGGGCAAGCTgaaggccgagaagagaATGGTTAGATTTTTGGAGACGGTGACGAAGACGGTCGTTGAGATGCCACCGCCGACACCGGTCACGATGATGGAGGGTGTGATGCAGAGTGAGGCGGCAGCTGCGGCGGAGGGTCAGGGACCTAGTGAAGGGGATGCTAGCGGGAGTGGTAATACAAGCGTCTCTGGTAtggctggcgctggcgctgacATTGCCAGGGTTGAGGCTTGACGGGCGGGCCTTTTTCTCTGCTTGTGGCTCTTAATTGTCCGGCAAGCAAGTTATGCATGATCAACTCAATGGCTTGCCTTTTTCATTGGCATGTTTGGCGTTTGGGTGTAGGGGGGAACTGGTTCGGATACGATAAGACGCGAGCAACCGTGACGTGCTGGCGGAAGGGACTATGGGAAATTTCAGTTGCGCATGAAATACGACGGGTTTGAATGTAGGATATCGCAAGAGAAGGACAGACTCGCACATGAGTCTTTACcatgttctttttttttttttttttcgcagAGCTGGGGCGCCTCGAGGTTAGGTACTCTAGAGGCATGCACTTTCTTTGCTTAATATCATTGCTTAACATGACTTTGAAGCGTAGAAGCATGCCTTTGTCCCCGGAGAATGAATTATCACTTGGTGAACTCGCTGCCGTGGTGCGCCATAACCATGCTGCCATTGTGCGTAATGAATCCAGACAACGCCCCTTAACTTCAAAAGGTATCGATATATGTCCGTGCAAGTCATAACCTACATCTCCTACTCCTAGCTAtgcccttcttcacctctATCCTAACACAACGTCTCACCTCAGCACATCAAAGAAGCCCTCTCACCTCCTCACCCCCCCTCACCAAAACTTGTACcagctcttcttcttctcgccccCAGGTGCAGTCATCGACGTGCCCtgcaccacctcccccttttccgccgccttcttctccttcgcctCTTTAGCTTCCTTGGCCCTATTCTCCGCCTGCTTCTTCGTATAGaccgccaccaccctctgcatcttctccttctccttcctcctctgccaCTGGCAGTACTCGTACTGCGCCATCGCCCCCACGATCCCGCACCCTACACCCCAGTTGGCCGCTTTCGGGATGGGCAGGCCCATGATCCACCGCAACACACCGATGCCTGCGCCGGCGCCGATGCCTGTCATGAAGCCTTGGCGGGCGCAGGGCGTTTCGTGCACGGAGAGGAAGTCGGAGggggagatggtggaggcGACTTCGGTGAGGGAGATGCGGTTGGATGAGTGGGTGGTgggtttttgttgtttttgttgttgttgggagggttgttgctgttgttgctggcctGGGACTACttgtggtgtggtgttgttggactgtggtggttgttgttggaggtcTTGAGAGGGCGCAAATGGAgcaggagggggagggggagagccgccgctgccgccgcttaGCCAGGagcgggcggcggcgtcggGGTTtgtgggtgttgttgttgttgttgttgatgatgttgtttggTCACGCGTCATGGTTGCGGTTTGCGATGATTGTTGATGGGACGGGCTTCAGTTTCTCTCGTGTTCCGTCTCGAAAATGCGCAGTTCTGTCAGGGCGCAGAGAAAAGTGTGGAGTTGTGCGTGTATGGTAGTTGTGTGAATATATGTGGAAGTCGCTGGTTGTTATTCGCTTGCTGGGATTGCAGTGTTTGAATGGCAGTCACGATATGTATCGGTAAGGTGATGGTGAGTTGAAGTGACGGATTGAGCAGGGAAACGAAGAAAGTGGAATTGGCCAATGGAGACTGCTCATTGACGTTCTCTCCGTCGTCTTCCGCACGGCGGCCGAAGGTGTCGCGGGgaagcttttttttttcttcctggtGGGGACCTTGCGGGATTACGGGGAAGATGCAGGTACTTTAACGCACTTACATGGGGAACATTAGGCGAGCTACCGTAGAGATTCAGCTTCCAATTGTCATCAGAACTTCCGTCTAACAAACACAAGTTAGTAACATCAGTTACACTTCCGCCCTCAGATTCGGAGCCGGCTACGGGACGAGCTCGTACAATGCCCGACCTTcttaggtagaggtagctttgACTTGGAGATCCAATGGACGGCAACTTGGACGGAGACAACAATGGAAGGTCCAAGCTCCCGTCCCTCCCGATCGGGCCGCTTCATGATTCGAGCATGCCCGCCCCGGCGGAGGGGCCGTGTCCCGAGCTGAGGTAGGTGGAGGGAGCGTCTGCCGGCGGGCAGCCCACTTCCCCACCGCTCCAATCCTTGTTCAGCGCCTTGACGCCCTGTGAGTGCCCTGAAACGATCAGCTTGACTAGTGGGCAATGTGTGCGTTTAGCGCCCGGCGCGTCAGACAAATTGGACCGTCTACCGTACGTAGTCGCGTCTGGCGCGTCTCCCAGTTAAACGACTTTAATGGGTTCCTGAGACTTTCCAAACATTGAAGTGCCTGCCTCCCATCTCACAACCCCATTCTCTTCACCAAACCAAGGGACCCTGTGCCAGCCATACCTCGAATCTTGGCTGGCCCTCCATGTCAACCTACTTGTGAAAAAGACATATTCCTGTTTCTTGTCtctccttccatttccatccGACTTTTCTTGGATCGAGAGATCCTACCGAACAGGACGGAAAACGGAGGGCAGACCAAAGCACAAGACGAACATCTCGGGGCCTACGCAAGGGCCAATCCAATTCTTCGAATATGCCCAACACTTCTCTAAGGCGACAGCCTCAAAAGGGCTACCGTCGCGGTGGCAAGAACGCCTACCATGGCGGATCCAAAACACGAACGTTCGCTGCCTCGGCCAGCGCCCGCGGCGAGGCTACCTCGACAGACGAAAAATGGGAAAGGACAGCCCTTGCGAACCAGATCGACGAGAACATGGGCTTTGCCCGATACGATGCCGGGAAGAAGCGCGAAGGCTGGCTGGTCAACGTACAACCGACATCCATCGACGACCCCCGTatccccggcggcggcggtcgcGCGGCACTCGACTGCTACTTCATCGAAGAGGACGGGTCAACATTCAAAGCCACAGTCGAATATGAGCCATACTTTCTGGTCGCATGTCGAAAAGGTCACGAAGgcgaggtcgaggagtggTGCAAGAGAGTGCCTGGTGGCGGCTGCGTCAAGTCCATCCGGCGGGTCGAGAAGGAAGATCTCAAGATGCCCAACCACTTGCTGGGCTATCGTCGAACATTCTTGGAGCTGAGGTTTCATAACGTGCAGGACTTGATGTCCGCCAAGCGCGATGTCATGCCCATTGcggaaaagaacaaaaagggCATGGATGCCATGGATACATATGCCGAAGTAGCATCGTGGGTTCCTCTCATGTTATCTGTACAGGCTGATCACCGCTGCTGACACATACCCCCCCAATTAGAGCGAACGGCGGGTTTGATCTTTTTGATGACGATTCACGAAATGACGAGCGACGACATAATGCTGGTTTTGCAGAGGCGAGCGATTTCATTGTTGATATCCGGGAATACGACGTCCCATACCATGTGAGAGTAATGATAGACTTGGGTCAGTTCTCCTTGCACACTCCCCAGCGTGTGTGCTTAGCTGACCATCCACAGACATACGAGTTGCTAGATGGTATCATGTCGAGGCCAAGAATGGAGTCACGACAGTAAAAGTAAACGAGGAACGTTTGGCCATGGCCGATCCCGTCGTAATGGCTTTCGATATCGAGACCACCAAGTTGCCCCTCAAGTTTCCCGACGCCGCTATTGACCAGATCATGATGGTCTCATACATGATCGATGGCCAGGGTTTCTTGATCACAAATAGAGAGATTATCTCCGAAGACATTGCTGATTTCGACTACACACCAAAACCCGAGTACCAAGGTCCGTTTATGATCTTCAACGAACCTGACGAAAAGGCCCTTCTCGAAAGATTCTTCCTGCACATCAAGGAGGCCCGACCAACCGTCATCGCCACCTACAACGGTGACTTCTTCGATTGGCCTTTCGTGGAGGCTCGTGCCAGTATCAACGGCATCGACATGTACCACGAGATCGGCTGGAAGAAGGACAGTGAGGATCAGTACAAGTGCAACTACAGTGTGCACATGGACTGCTTTCACTGGGTAAACCGTGACAGTTATCTCCCCCAGGGTAGTAGAGGTCTCAAAGCCGTCACCGTTGCCAAGCTTGGATACGATCCCGATGAACTCGATCCTGAGCTTATGACACCATATGCCAGCGAGAGGCCGCAGACGCTGGCCGAATACTCCGTCTCCGATGCCGTCGCAACATACTATCTGTACATGAAATATGTGCATCCTttcatcttctctctctgTACCATCTTGCCGCTAGGCCCAGACGATACACTAAGAAAGGGAACCGGTACGCTATGCGAGATGTTATTAATGGTACAGGCTTACCAAAAGGAGATTGTGTTACCCAATAAACATGTCCAGCCTAAGGAGTCCTTCTGGGAAGGACACTTGTTGGACTCCGAAACGTACGTTGGTGGTCACGTCGAAAGTATCGAAGCTGGCGTCTTCCGCGCCGATATTCCCGTCAACTTCGCGGTTGACCCTACCGCCGTGGATGAGCTGATTCGGGATCTTGATGCAGCCCTAACGTTCAGTATTACggttgaagagaagaaggagttgAGTGATATCGCCAACTACGACGAGGTCAAGGAGCAGATAACGGCCAGGTTGATGAACCTCAAAGAGACGCCCAATCGACTGGAACGGCCGCTCATTTACCATCTTGATGTCGCCTCCATGTACCCCAACATTATGACAACCAACCGATTACAACCCGATTCCATGATCTCCGAGTCAACTTGTGCAGCATGCGACTTCAACCGCCCAGGAAAGACTTGTGACAGAAGACTACCGTGGGCCTGGAGAGGAGAGTACCTGCCAGCCAAGCGCGACGAGTACAACATGATTCGCCATGCACTCGAGAACGAGAGGTTTCCAGGAAAATACCCAAACAGCCCGATGCGGTCATTCCAAGACCTGAGCGCAGACGAACAAGCCACTCTCATCCGAAAGAGACTGCAGCTCTACTCACAAAAGGTGTACCACAAGATCCACGATTCCACCACGATTGTCAGAGAAGCGATCATTTGCCAGCGCGAGAACCCCTTCTACATCAACACAGTCCGTGACTTCCGTGACCGACGATACGACTACAAGGGCAAGGCGAAGGTGTGGAAGGGCAAGACGGATTCGCTCAAGAGCTCGGGCGCATCCGCGTCCGAAATCGATAATGCCAAAAAGATGATTATCTTGTTCGATTCCCTGCAGTTGGCCCACAAGGTCATTCTCAACAGTTTCTACGGATACGTCATGAGAAAGGGATCTAGATGGTACTCGATGGAAATGGCCGGTGTCACCTGTTTGACGGGCGCAACCATTATCCAGTTGGCGAGACAGCTCATTGAGCGACTGGGTCGTCCACTCGAGCTAGACACTGATGGTATCTGGTGCATGTTGCCGGCGACATTCCCAGAGAACTTTGTGTTCAAACTCAAAAATGGCAAGAAAATGACCATCTCGTACCCATGTGTCATGTTGAACCATCTGGTCCATGACAAGTTCACCAACCACCAGTACCAGACTCTGGTCGATCCAAAGACCTTCAAATACGAGACGCACAGCGAcaactccatcttcttcgaaGTCGACGGGCCGTACAAGGCCATGATCCTACCCACctccaaagaagaagacaagaacttgaagaagagaTATGCCGTCTTCAATGACGATGGCAGTCTTGCGGAGCTCAAGGGCTTCGAAGTGAAGCGAAGAGGCGAGTTGAAGCTCATCAAGATTTTCCAGCAGCAGATCTTCAAGTTTTTCCTGGAGGGTACCACCCTGGCGGAATGCTATAATGCTGTCGCCAAGGTCGCTAACCGCTGGCTTGATGTACTGCATAGCAAGGGTGCAACGCTTGCGGATGAAGAACTTATGGAACTGATTTCTGAGAATCGCAGCATGACCAAGACGTTGGAGGAGTACGGAAGCCAAAAGTCAACATCCATCACCACAGCCAAGCGCCTTGCCGACTTTTTGGGCGAGCAAATGGTCAAAGACAAGGGTTTGAACTGCAAGTTTATCATTTGCGCCCGACCCAAGAATGCCCCGGTCACCGAACGTGCCGTGCCGGTTGCCATCTTCTCTGCCGAAGAAGAAACGAAGAGGATGTATCTCAAGAAATGGCTCAAAGAGGAGCCTGCTGATACCGACCCTCGAGCACTCCTTGACTGGGATTACTATCTCGAACGTCTTGGGTCCGTCATCCAGAagctcatcaccatcccagCCGCTCTGCAAAAAGTTCGCAACCCGGTACCGCGCGTGCCGCATCCGGACTGGCTGCAGCGGAGGATCAACATCAAAGACGATAAGATGAAGCAAAAGAAGCTTACGGACTTGTTTGGGCCTACCACCAAAGGCCCTCTGCAAGATATCACCCACCTTGCGAACGGCACCCAGCTTGGAGATATGGAGGACTTTGGGAACTTGCTGAAGCCCAAGACTGTCAGTGATGCTATTTCCGCCACGCAAAAAACGGTGACGGCTCAGAAACGCAAGGATCCggaaccagcagcagccgagAACCTGGACCCGTTTGCGGCGCTTCCCAAGAAGATGCCGTCGCCTAGCGAGGATTACGCGGCTTTCTTGGAGTACCAGAAgcaaaagtggaagctcCAGAAGCAGGCAAGGGCTCGTAGGCGACACTTGTTTGGCGAAAGGCGTGGCAACGCGCAGAGCAACATCCAGCAGACGTTCCGCAGTCAGGCTGAGATGACATTCCGAAACACTTGGCAGTTGCTGCAGCTGAGGGCATCAGACAGTCCAGGCATTGTCGTTGCCCATGTGCTGATCGATGCCAAGATCCACACTCTCAAGATTAACGTGCCCCGGCAAGTATTCTTGAACTTGAAGAGTAGGGAACTGCCCGACATTGAAGTTGAAGGCTGCCATGTTGAACAGGTCAACCATACATTGCCTAATGGCCACTCTTCTGTGCATCTCTTCAAGCTTACGGTGCCGGAGGACATCTACTTTGCGGAAGCAGAAAAGTTCTCTCTGTTATTCAACCATCCCAGTGTGGAAGGCGTGTATGAGAAACAGCTACCGCTCAACATGCGCGCCCTTCTTCAGCTGGGAAATCTTTGCACTATCGACGAAAGCCAACCTGGTGTACTTGGAAAGGGTCTTGACCAAGGATTCGACCTGTCCGGGTTGAAGAGACCACTCAAGCCGAGAGAGTACTTGGGCGATGCCCGTATGGCCTACATCTATCTCTCCCACATTAGCGCTGGTGAGCGCCAGATCTTTGGTCTTTTCTCCACCACCAGTGACCAAGCCCACGTCATCATCCAGCAGAGGACCAAGGATGGAGGGCAAGACCTGCCAAACATCAACAAGCTCTATGCCGACATGTTGGCAAGGAGGAATCAGGAGGCCGCTGGAGCGGAGTGGCAAGAGTGTTTCCCGTACCAGGAAAAGCTGAATATCAAGATCACCCAAGTTACCACCCGCCGGAAAGCTTTCCTTGAGGTTGGCGACATTGTCAAGAAACTGAGAAAGGAAGAGTCCGGACCGACCATGGTGGTCATCCAATCCTCACAGCGCAATCTATTGGTTCATGAGATTCCCATCTTGGGGGAATTCCCTGTGATGCCATTGCGATATGATCAAGGGGACAGCTCACTGCCCCCACTAGGCTGGCAAAGTGTGGTGGCCCGTCGGTTGGTCAATCACTACCTCAGCCTGGGTTCCTGGATCACCCATATGACGGCTCTTGCTCGGTACGGCGACGTACCGCTATGCAACCTGGAGCGAGACGATCCCCGTTTCCTGATCGATATCGCATATGCTCGCCGGCTCATGGCCAACAATGTCGTGCTCTGGTGGTCACCGAGTCCGCGCCCCGACCACGCTGGTTATGAGAAGGACGATGTGGTTGGCCCACTCGATCAGGTTCAGATGCCGTCCGTCAACAATCCCGGCACTTATGCTTCGGTGTGTATAGACCTTGAGGTGCGGAACTTGGCTATCAACACCATTCTCACATCTTCGCTCATCAATGAGCTGGAAGGTGCGGATAACATATCTTTCAATCCCGCCGCCGATGCAACCGGTAGTGGAGACGGCGAAGAATTTCTTTATTCGGAGAACGCTTTTGCCAATGCTGGCGTGCAGGTGCTCCGTGAGATGGTCAAATCATGGTGGGCGGAAGCTTGCAAGGGGTCCACGATGGCCGACGTGATGGTTCAGCACTTGGTCCGTTGGGTCGAATCGCCAGCCTCGTGCCTGTACGATCGTGCTCTGCATTACTATGTCCAGATGATGAGCCGCAAGGCGCTCCTCCAGCTCATGGCCGATTTCCGTCGCGTAGGATCGCAGGTCATCTTTGCCAGCTCCAACAGACTTCTCCTCCAGACCACCAAGTCCGAGGTTGGAAATGCGTATGCATATACCCAGTACATTCTCAAGAGCATCAAGGGCAAACCACTCTTTCACTTTATCGAC
It encodes:
- a CDS encoding DNA polymerase epsilon — protein: MPNTSLRRQPQKGYRRGGKNAYHGGSKTRTFAASASARGEATSTDEKWERTALANQIDENMGFARYDAGKKREGWLVNVQPTSIDDPRIPGGGGRAALDCYFIEEDGSTFKATVEYEPYFLVACRKGHEGEVEEWCKRVPGGGCVKSIRRVEKEDLKMPNHLLGYRRTFLELRFHNVQDLMSAKRDVMPIAEKNKKGMDAMDTYAEVASANGGFDLFDDDSRNDERRHNAGFAEASDFIVDIREYDVPYHVRVMIDLDIRVARWYHVEAKNGVTTVKVNEERLAMADPVVMAFDIETTKLPLKFPDAAIDQIMMVSYMIDGQGFLITNREIISEDIADFDYTPKPEYQGPFMIFNEPDEKALLERFFLHIKEARPTVIATYNGDFFDWPFVEARASINGIDMYHEIGWKKDSEDQYKCNYSVHMDCFHWVNRDSYLPQGSRGLKAVTVAKLGYDPDELDPELMTPYASERPQTLAEYSVSDAVATYYLYMKYVHPFIFSLCTILPLGPDDTLRKGTGTLCEMLLMVQAYQKEIVLPNKHVQPKESFWEGHLLDSETYVGGHVESIEAGVFRADIPVNFAVDPTAVDELIRDLDAALTFSITVEEKKELSDIANYDEVKEQITARLMNLKETPNRLERPLIYHLDVASMYPNIMTTNRLQPDSMISESTCAACDFNRPGKTCDRRLPWAWRGEYLPAKRDEYNMIRHALENERFPGKYPNSPMRSFQDLSADEQATLIRKRLQLYSQKVYHKIHDSTTIVREAIICQRENPFYINTVRDFRDRRYDYKGKAKVWKGKTDSLKSSGASASEIDNAKKMIILFDSLQLAHKVILNSFYGYVMRKGSRWYSMEMAGVTCLTGATIIQLARQLIERLGRPLELDTDGIWCMLPATFPENFVFKLKNGKKMTISYPCVMLNHLVHDKFTNHQYQTLVDPKTFKYETHSDNSIFFEVDGPYKAMILPTSKEEDKNLKKRYAVFNDDGSLAELKGFEVKRRGELKLIKIFQQQIFKFFLEGTTLAECYNAVAKVANRWLDVLHSKGATLADEELMELISENRSMTKTLEEYGSQKSTSITTAKRLADFLGEQMVKDKGLNCKFIICARPKNAPVTERAVPVAIFSAEEETKRMYLKKWLKEEPADTDPRALLDWDYYLERLGSVIQKLITIPAALQKVRNPVPRVPHPDWLQRRINIKDDKMKQKKLTDLFGPTTKGPLQDITHLANGTQLGDMEDFGNLLKPKTVSDAISATQKTVTAQKRKDPEPAAAENLDPFAALPKKMPSPSEDYAAFLEYQKQKWKLQKQARARRRHLFGERRGNAQSNIQQTFRSQAEMTFRNTWQLLQLRASDSPGIVVAHVLIDAKIHTLKINVPRQVFLNLKSRELPDIEVEGCHVEQVNHTLPNGHSSVHLFKLTVPEDIYFAEAEKFSLLFNHPSVEGVYEKQLPLNMRALLQLGNLCTIDESQPGVLGKGLDQGFDLSGLKRPLKPREYLGDARMAYIYLSHISAGERQIFGLFSTTSDQAHVIIQQRTKDGGQDLPNINKLYADMLARRNQEAAGAEWQECFPYQEKLNIKITQVTTRRKAFLEVGDIVKKLRKEESGPTMVVIQSSQRNLLVHEIPILGEFPVMPLRYDQGDSSLPPLGWQSVVARRLVNHYLSLGSWITHMTALARYGDVPLCNLERDDPRFLIDIAYARRLMANNVVLWWSPSPRPDHAGYEKDDVVGPLDQVQMPSVNNPGTYASVCIDLEVRNLAINTILTSSLINELEGADNISFNPAADATGSGDGEEFLYSENAFANAGVQVLREMVKSWWAEACKGSTMADVMVQHLVRWVESPASCLYDRALHYYVQMMSRKALLQLMADFRRVGSQVIFASSNRLLLQTTKSEVGNAYAYTQYILKSIKGKPLFHFIDLEIKEYWDYLVWYDEFNYGGKATQEVLERDEQDLQMIMHWQMATFLPVRLQPIFRDWVVEFIQLMHSIKRPSFGSDPTATPRLTQLPVNMRNGNLGEDGAVGQIILGKAFEKPLKKEIANLINTQRRELLHPELAGDYTFPQLPGSHLSHLSMSNAKSSNTKNAAGKKVAASANPVLELVKALMQVLSLDKNITLEARLLRKELLAMFDVREFSKDGAFQNPSESLKLAQFSCENCTMARDIDLCRDEDFMSLAAVSDVSAAGGAAGGELEGAAPGQEKGRWKCPYCEMDYDRNEIEERLVAEVEAMVVEWTTQDLKCGKCGALRVNEFMEHYELLCFMIDEWTGVAPAEGVNV